In Caldisericaceae bacterium, the genomic stretch GTGCTGTAAATTTCACTTTTGCATTTTTCCTTACTCTGATATTAAAAACAATGTTTTGCAAACCATTTTTCTCAAGATAACCCGTGCAAACATGTATTGGTATGGGTAAGATAACGCCCTCCTCTATTTCCATATCAACTTCAACACCGTTTTCAAGTGTTTTTGGAGTAAGATTTACTCCCTTTACGTTGTTTAAACCCACAACCCTGTTTCCGCTAATTATTATGGATGCAACTTTTTTATCAAAATATTTAGAGGCATCGTAACCATTTTTTTCAAGTGCTTCGACTAATTGCTCGTATTCTTCTTTTACGTTATACATTTCTCATCGCCTCACTTTTATCCGGTATATTCGGATGTTCACAAACTTCACATTCTTTCTCAAAAGATGCTATAACCGTTTTTGCATCACCTCTATTTAATATGATGCCGCTACAAATTTGATAAGCATAGTCAGTATTTTTTGCTATTTCTTCTCTATGGGTTATGATTATTGGAGTGCCGTTGTAACTTTTGATGTATTCAAGAACGTTATTTATTATCTCCAAACTCATAAGGTCGATTCCCGAATCTGGTTCATCTAAAATTACGTATTTTGGTTTTAACAAGATAATTGAAGCAAGTTCAACTCTTTTTCTTTCACCGCCACTTAAACTACCATTTACTTTTCTTGTAAGGTATAGCTTCGGGTTTATTCCGGTAATTGCAAGTGCATTTTCTATTTCTTTCCTATCTACCTTTATTTTACCTCCAAGAGTTAAATAACTTGCAACACTTATTCCTTCAAAGCGTGGAGGCTCCTGAAACGTAAGGGTTATGCCTCTTTTTGCTCTTTCGTATGCGGATAAATCTGTTATATCAACTCCATCAAGGATAATTTTTCCAGAGGTAGGTTTGTAATCCTCAAGCCCCATGATAACATAGGCAAGAGTGCTTTTACCTGCACCATTAACACCAAGCACAGCATACTTTAAGCCCTCTTTAAACTCCATTGAAACATCTTTTAATATTGTTTTTTCTTCTGCAACGTAGCTTATGTTTTCTAATTGAAGCATTTTATCTCACCTACGTAAATTATAACAAAAAAAGTTATAATTTACAAATGCAGGTTCTTCACGATTTTTTGATGGATACGAAATATTCTATTAAATACGTATAATATACTCATGCGCGTAAGAGTTAATTTTTTAAGGCCGTATTCAATATTTTATTTAGGGCACCTTGATATGAAAACCCTTATAGAGCGGGGTTTAAGAAGAAGTGGCCTCCCTGTAAAGTTTACAGAAGGTTTTAACAAAAGGGTTAAACTTGAACTTGGTTTTCCTCTAAGTGTAGGAATGGTTGGAGAAGACGAATATTTTGATTTCTTCCTTGATGAGCCCGTTGATGCTTCAGACATTTTTAATGCAATTAGAACTGCTTTTGATAGTATTTTAGAAATTAAGAGAGTAAAACTACTTCCTTATTCTGCAAAAGCGATAACTTCATTTGAAGCGATTTTTACGTATACTATTTTTGGTCATTTTGAAGGAAATTCTTCTTGTGAAGAACTAAGTAAAGCAATACAAAAGATTTTACTTTCAGCAAATCTTTTTATTGAAAGAGACGGAAAGACTAAAGATGTAAGGAAGTTTATAGAAAAAATAACCCTACACAAATGCGAAACGCCAAGTTTTGAACTAATTTCAACTATTTTTTATTTAAAAGATGGTAGTATAAAGATGAGCGAGTTGGAAGGTATTTTTAATAATTATTTACAAATTGAATTTGAATATGAGGTAAGAAAAAGCACACTCATTATAGATGAAGGAAAATTAATCTCTCCCTTTGATGTTTCCTTTTAGAAAATTACCGTTGGGCATTAATTGTTTTGTTAGCCCAAATCTAACTTTCTTCCATTAACAATCTTAGTTTTCCTTACACATAAAAGATGTTATATAACCTCATCAAAAGAATTTATTACAAGTTTAGTTTACTTTGTAATTTGAAGTTTACTTAGGAGTGTATCTTTTTGTGTCATTCTAATGAGGCGAATTTTTGCCGACGAAGAATCCTTTCGTTTGCCTTTATGGTGTTACTCTGTAATATTCTCCTTGCGTAAGCAAGTGCTAAGAATCTCATCAAGTTTTTATTCAAGGGAGAATACCTTATTTTTGTCATCTAGGGAGAGGTTCCAGGGGAAGCCGTTTTCCCTTTCGAGTTTACATCAAGATAAGGGAACAAAAACGCGATAAAATCCAAAACGCAAATAGTGGGAAAATTACTCTCAAATAACAACATTGTGTATTTTTCTTTTAATAACATAAAATAGAACAGTTTTATATTGACACTACCAATTTTAAACCAAGCCTGTTATAATGTTTCTATGGAAATAAAACAAATAGATACAAATTTCTTTATAAATGATACAACAAACATCGGAATAGTTGAAACAAGTAAAGGCTTTGCAATTATTGACGCAGGAATTGATAAAGACAAAGGAAAAAAGATTAAAAAAATTATTGAAGAAAAAGGTATTAAACCGACTTATCTAATACTTACCCATCACCATGCAGATCACACAGGAGGCGCACGCTTCTTAAAAGAATACTTTAATTTAAAGGTTATTGCAAGTAAGGTTGAAAAAGTATTTATTGAAAACCCAATACTTGAGCCGATTTACCTTTCTTTGGGTGCAAACCCTAAAAAATCATTCTTATCAAAGTGGATAAAGGCAGAAGAAGTTTCCGTTGATCTTGACGAATCTTCTTTAGAAATCCCTTCGGATATCAACTTACTTGATTTAAGTGGTCATTCCATAGGAATGGTTGGCGTAAAAGTTAAAAATTTTATTTACGCTTCTGACAGCTTCTTCTCAAAAGAAATTCTTGATAAATACATAATTCCCTACTTTCACAATTTTAATAAATTCTTAGAAAAACTCGAACTCTTAAAAAATTTGGATTTTGATTACATTCTCCCATCACACGGAAGCCTACTTACCAAAAAGGAGAGTGTTAATATAATTGACTACAATACAAAAAGATTAAATGAAATAAAAGAAAATGTTTTAAATATCCTAAAAGAGCCAAAAACGATATGTGAAATCCTAAAAAACCTAAATTTACCCATGCACGATGAGGTAGTGTATACCCTAATTGAAAGTTCCATTATTGCTTTACTTCAAAGTCTTGAATCTCAGAACCTTGTTAAAACAGAGGTTAAAGAAAGTACACTATTTTATCAAAAAACAAATTAGCCTCCTTACAAGAAGGAGGCTAACACATTAAACTTTATCTTATACTATTTTATGATTTCGTATGAAGAC encodes the following:
- a CDS encoding ABC transporter ATP-binding protein, whose protein sequence is MLQLENISYVAEEKTILKDVSMEFKEGLKYAVLGVNGAGKSTLAYVIMGLEDYKPTSGKIILDGVDITDLSAYERAKRGITLTFQEPPRFEGISVASYLTLGGKIKVDRKEIENALAITGINPKLYLTRKVNGSLSGGERKRVELASIILLKPKYVILDEPDSGIDLMSLEIINNVLEYIKSYNGTPIIITHREEIAKNTDYAYQICSGIILNRGDAKTVIASFEKECEVCEHPNIPDKSEAMRNV
- a CDS encoding TIGR03936 family radical SAM-associated protein, producing the protein MRVRVNFLRPYSIFYLGHLDMKTLIERGLRRSGLPVKFTEGFNKRVKLELGFPLSVGMVGEDEYFDFFLDEPVDASDIFNAIRTAFDSILEIKRVKLLPYSAKAITSFEAIFTYTIFGHFEGNSSCEELSKAIQKILLSANLFIERDGKTKDVRKFIEKITLHKCETPSFELISTIFYLKDGSIKMSELEGIFNNYLQIEFEYEVRKSTLIIDEGKLISPFDVSF
- a CDS encoding MBL fold metallo-hydrolase, with product MEIKQIDTNFFINDTTNIGIVETSKGFAIIDAGIDKDKGKKIKKIIEEKGIKPTYLILTHHHADHTGGARFLKEYFNLKVIASKVEKVFIENPILEPIYLSLGANPKKSFLSKWIKAEEVSVDLDESSLEIPSDINLLDLSGHSIGMVGVKVKNFIYASDSFFSKEILDKYIIPYFHNFNKFLEKLELLKNLDFDYILPSHGSLLTKKESVNIIDYNTKRLNEIKENVLNILKEPKTICEILKNLNLPMHDEVVYTLIESSIIALLQSLESQNLVKTEVKESTLFYQKTN